Within Nitrospirota bacterium, the genomic segment TGAAGAAATCTTGGGTTGTTCTCCATGCGATAATCAAACCAGTCATCTTCTGTTTCAAATCCTACTAATACCCCCGCAGGCTTGCCATGCCGGGTGATAATTACTTCCTCTTTTTCTGCGATGTGCAGATATTTTGAAAGGTCGTCCTTTACTTCTGATAAAGCTACTTTCTTCATATCTTTTCTCCTCTGTTTTCAAGCCATTTTATGGCTTCGTTTTTGGAAATTATTGCAAGAATTTCTACTCGGTTTTTTTC encodes:
- a CDS encoding type II toxin-antitoxin system Phd/YefM family antitoxin, which gives rise to MKKVALSEVKDDLSKYLHIAEKEEVIITRHGKPAGVLVGFETEDDWFDYRMENNPRFLQRIEQARKSIRSGKGVRLEDI